In Lautropia mirabilis, one DNA window encodes the following:
- a CDS encoding DUF4124 domain-containing protein, with amino-acid sequence MMKVSPVSRRLSGRFHACRFLFALPLAAGLMTAAMPAQAQVYKCKVDGKVSYQAMPCGGEVEGELKLAQDDGVGREGAALRKLWTGLKAGMSVAEVKKQRSGLMVPERPSRLVNGAEGLLEKDMKLAGALFKVKYYFLDGGYYQVMVTTDNPWLREDDEIRALYGKLQPQVQKMLGKASSEEPLEMRNIGLWGRTEWTDADGNLKTWVFITPGPPGQSMLTVGHRPDGVAAFKDLRQLRKP; translated from the coding sequence ATGATGAAGGTCTCTCCGGTTTCGCGTCGCCTGTCAGGGCGCTTCCATGCGTGCCGCTTCCTGTTCGCCCTGCCGTTGGCGGCGGGATTGATGACGGCCGCCATGCCTGCGCAGGCGCAGGTCTACAAGTGCAAGGTGGACGGCAAGGTCAGCTACCAGGCGATGCCTTGCGGGGGGGAGGTCGAGGGGGAACTGAAGCTGGCTCAGGATGATGGGGTGGGCCGTGAGGGTGCCGCCCTGCGCAAGCTCTGGACGGGTCTGAAGGCCGGCATGAGCGTGGCCGAGGTGAAGAAACAGAGGTCCGGGCTGATGGTGCCCGAGCGGCCGAGCAGGCTGGTCAATGGCGCCGAGGGGCTGCTGGAGAAGGACATGAAGTTGGCCGGCGCCCTGTTCAAGGTGAAGTACTACTTCCTGGACGGTGGCTACTACCAGGTCATGGTGACGACGGACAACCCGTGGTTACGGGAAGACGACGAGATCCGGGCACTGTACGGGAAGCTGCAGCCGCAGGTGCAGAAGATGCTGGGCAAGGCGTCGAGTGAGGAGCCGCTGGAAATGCGGAACATCGGGCTGTGGGGGCGTACGGAGTGGACGGATGCCGATGGGAACCTGAAGACCTGGGTGTTCATAACGCCCGGGCCTCCCGGCCAGTCCATGCTGACGGTTGGTCATCGGCCGGACGGGGTGGCGGCGTTCAAGGATCTGCGCCAGCTCAGGAAGCCCTGA
- a CDS encoding DUF4197 domain-containing protein, whose translation MGVHSMIKVRRLLGAPLAAASLSLGVALAGTVGLPGTALALDLSSITQTDASAAVKAALQKGAESAVASLGKADGFLGNPEVKIPLPSSLQKLEKAAKLMGKQKDFEALQVNINRAAEAAVPEAKTLLLNAIKGMSVKDAKGILAGGDDSVTSFFREKTSKEMYQKFLPIVTQYTGKMGLAKQYNSLAGQASKLGVVKSDDAKIESYVTNKAMDGLYKMIAAEEKSIRADPVGTGSAILKKVFSK comes from the coding sequence ATGGGTGTTCATTCCATGATCAAGGTACGCCGCCTGCTGGGTGCACCGCTGGCTGCGGCTTCGCTGTCACTGGGTGTGGCGCTGGCCGGGACGGTGGGGCTGCCGGGCACGGCACTGGCGCTGGATCTGTCGTCGATCACGCAGACTGATGCGTCGGCGGCGGTGAAGGCGGCGCTGCAGAAGGGGGCGGAGTCGGCGGTGGCCAGTCTGGGCAAGGCCGATGGCTTTCTGGGCAACCCGGAGGTGAAGATCCCGCTGCCGTCCAGTCTGCAGAAGCTGGAGAAGGCGGCCAAGCTGATGGGCAAGCAGAAGGATTTCGAGGCGCTGCAGGTGAACATCAACCGGGCGGCCGAGGCGGCGGTGCCGGAGGCGAAGACGCTGCTGCTCAATGCCATCAAGGGCATGTCGGTGAAGGATGCCAAGGGCATCCTGGCGGGCGGCGATGATTCGGTGACGAGCTTCTTCCGTGAGAAGACCTCGAAGGAGATGTACCAGAAGTTCCTGCCGATCGTGACGCAGTACACGGGCAAGATGGGGCTGGCGAAGCAGTACAACTCGCTGGCCGGGCAGGCGTCCAAGCTGGGGGTGGTGAAGTCGGACGACGCGAAGATCGAGAGCTATGTGACCAACAAGGCGATGGATGGTCTGTACAAGATGATCGCGGCGGAAGAGAAGTCGATTCGTGCGGATCCGGTGGGTACGGGTTCGGCCATCCTGAAGAAGGTGTTTTCCAAGTAA
- a CDS encoding type II toxin-antitoxin system death-on-curing family toxin produces MTTDYLTTADLLGLHRVLMQRYGGTPGLRDAGALESALFRPQTGYYEDIVAEAAALMESLAINHPFIDGNKRIAFAATDVFLRINGWRLHRPALQIHEDMMQMLESGTFDLARLEPWLRSFASPDDR; encoded by the coding sequence ATGACAACCGACTACCTGACAACGGCGGATTTACTTGGCCTGCACAGGGTGCTGATGCAGCGTTATGGGGGAACCCCTGGGCTCAGGGATGCGGGTGCGCTGGAGTCGGCGCTTTTTCGTCCGCAGACGGGCTACTACGAGGACATCGTGGCCGAAGCGGCGGCATTGATGGAAAGCCTGGCCATCAATCACCCCTTCATCGATGGCAACAAGCGCATCGCCTTTGCGGCGACGGATGTCTTTCTGCGCATCAATGGCTGGCGCCTGCATCGCCCTGCACTGCAGATCCATGAAGACATGATGCAGATGCTGGAATCCGGCACGTTCGACCTTGCCCGGCTGGAGCCTTGGTTGCGCAGCTTTGCCAGCCCGGACGATCGGTGA
- a CDS encoding CaiB/BaiF CoA transferase family protein, which produces MRRLIMAGALSHIRVLDLSRILAGPWAGQILADLGADVIKVERPGPGDDTRGWGPPWIKDDQGQDTSVAAYYLCANRNKRSITVDITQPEGQDIVRRLAAKSDVVLENFKLGGLKQYGLDYDSLKAVNPRLVYCSITGFGQDGPYAPRAGYDFLIQGLGGLMSITGRPDGEPGAGPMKVGVALTDILTGLYATNAVLAALAWREQSGEGQYIDMALLDVQVACLANQAMNYLATGNSPRRMGNAHPSIVPYQDFPTADGHMILAIGNDGQFARFCEVAGRPELAADVRFATNRARVENRAELIPLLNEITATRTTAEWIGQLEARAVPCGPINGLAEVFADPQVQARGLAVTLPHPEAGEVPLVASPIRLSKTPVEYRRAPPLVGEHTDEILADLGVDAAGIAGLRERGVV; this is translated from the coding sequence ATGAGGAGACTGATCATGGCGGGCGCGCTGTCACACATTCGCGTGCTGGACCTGTCGCGCATTCTGGCTGGTCCGTGGGCGGGGCAGATTCTGGCTGACCTGGGGGCGGATGTCATCAAGGTCGAGCGCCCGGGGCCCGGCGACGATACCCGAGGCTGGGGGCCGCCATGGATCAAGGATGATCAGGGGCAAGATACTTCGGTGGCTGCCTATTATCTGTGCGCCAACCGGAACAAGCGCTCCATTACGGTCGATATCACCCAGCCGGAAGGCCAGGACATCGTGCGTCGGCTGGCGGCGAAGTCCGACGTGGTGCTGGAGAACTTCAAGCTGGGCGGCCTGAAACAGTACGGACTGGACTACGACAGCCTGAAGGCCGTCAATCCGCGGCTGGTGTATTGCTCCATCACCGGCTTCGGGCAGGATGGTCCCTATGCGCCACGCGCTGGCTATGATTTCCTGATCCAGGGCCTGGGCGGGTTGATGAGCATCACCGGCCGGCCGGATGGAGAACCGGGCGCCGGTCCCATGAAAGTGGGCGTGGCGTTGACCGACATCCTGACCGGCCTGTATGCCACCAATGCCGTGCTGGCGGCGCTGGCCTGGCGCGAGCAAAGCGGTGAGGGACAGTACATCGACATGGCGCTGCTGGACGTGCAGGTGGCCTGTCTGGCCAACCAGGCCATGAACTATCTGGCGACCGGCAACAGCCCGCGCCGGATGGGCAATGCGCACCCCAGCATCGTTCCGTATCAGGATTTCCCCACGGCGGATGGCCACATGATCCTGGCCATCGGCAACGACGGTCAGTTTGCCCGCTTCTGCGAGGTGGCTGGAAGGCCTGAACTGGCGGCCGATGTGCGCTTTGCCACCAACCGTGCGCGGGTGGAAAACCGCGCCGAACTCATCCCGCTGTTGAACGAGATCACGGCAACCCGCACCACGGCTGAGTGGATTGGGCAGCTGGAGGCCCGTGCCGTGCCCTGCGGTCCCATCAATGGTCTGGCCGAGGTGTTTGCCGACCCGCAGGTGCAGGCGCGCGGTCTGGCCGTGACGTTGCCGCACCCCGAGGCCGGCGAGGTGCCGCTGGTGGCCAGCCCGATCCGACTGTCGAAGACCCCGGTGGAGTACCGCCGTGCGCCTCCTCTGGTGGGTGAACACACCGACGAGATCCTGGCCGATCTGGGGGTGGATGCGGCAGGCATTGCGGGGCTGCGGGAGCGGGGGGTGGTGTAG
- a CDS encoding acyl-CoA dehydrogenase, whose translation MASHRAPFNWADPLLLDAQLSDTERMVQDSARAYCQDKLLPRVQEAFRHEKTDVSIFREMGELGLLGPTIAEEYGGAGLNYVCYGLIAREVERVDSGYRSMMSVQGSLVMVPIEAFGTEEQKQKYLPKLATGELIGCFGLTEPNHGSDPGSMVTRARKVEGGYSLSGAKTWITNSPIADVFVVWAKDDEGQIRGFILEKGWKGLSAPAIHGKVGLRASITGEIVMDEVFVPEENAFPEVRGLKGPFTCLNSARYGIAWGALGAAEACYEAARQYTLDRKQFNRPLAANQLIQKKLADMATEISLGLQAVLRVGRMKDEGIAPVEVTSIVKRNSCGKALDIARMARDMLGGNGISDEYPVARHLVNLEVVNTYEGTHDIHALILGRAITGIAAFAN comes from the coding sequence ATGGCTTCCCATCGCGCCCCCTTCAACTGGGCTGACCCGCTGCTGCTGGATGCGCAGCTTTCCGATACCGAGCGCATGGTGCAGGACAGCGCCCGTGCCTACTGCCAGGACAAGCTGCTGCCGCGTGTGCAGGAGGCTTTCCGCCATGAGAAGACCGATGTGAGCATCTTCCGCGAGATGGGGGAGCTGGGCCTGCTGGGCCCCACCATCGCCGAGGAATACGGTGGCGCTGGGCTCAACTATGTCTGTTACGGGCTGATCGCCCGCGAGGTCGAGCGGGTCGATTCCGGCTACCGCTCGATGATGAGCGTGCAGGGCTCGCTGGTGATGGTGCCCATCGAGGCTTTCGGCACCGAAGAGCAGAAGCAGAAGTATCTGCCCAAGCTGGCCACGGGTGAGCTGATCGGCTGCTTTGGTCTGACCGAGCCCAACCATGGCTCCGACCCGGGCAGCATGGTGACGCGCGCCCGCAAGGTCGAGGGTGGCTACAGCCTGTCGGGGGCCAAGACCTGGATCACCAACAGTCCCATCGCCGATGTCTTTGTGGTCTGGGCCAAGGATGACGAAGGCCAGATCCGCGGCTTCATCCTGGAGAAGGGCTGGAAGGGGCTGTCGGCACCGGCCATCCACGGCAAGGTGGGTCTGCGTGCCTCCATCACCGGCGAGATCGTGATGGACGAGGTGTTCGTGCCTGAAGAGAATGCCTTCCCCGAGGTGCGTGGCCTGAAAGGTCCGTTCACCTGCCTGAACTCCGCCCGCTATGGCATTGCCTGGGGCGCGCTGGGGGCTGCCGAGGCCTGCTATGAGGCCGCCCGCCAGTACACGCTGGACCGCAAGCAGTTCAACCGGCCGCTGGCGGCCAACCAGCTCATCCAGAAGAAGCTGGCCGACATGGCGACCGAGATCTCGCTGGGCCTTCAGGCCGTGCTGCGTGTGGGCCGCATGAAGGATGAGGGCATTGCGCCGGTGGAAGTCACCTCCATCGTCAAGCGCAATTCCTGCGGCAAGGCGCTGGACATTGCCCGGATGGCGCGCGACATGCTGGGGGGCAACGGCATCTCCGACGAATACCCGGTGGCGCGTCATCTGGTGAACCTCGAGGTGGTCAACACCTACGAGGGCACGCATGACATCCATGCGCTGATCCTGGGCAGGGCCATCACCGGCATTGCAGCGTTTGCCAACTGA
- a CDS encoding LysR family transcriptional regulator produces MRKKIPSTHALLAFESAARHESFTRAAEELALTQSAVCRQINALEDYLGVPLFRRTRRGVQLTEAGQDYSRQIGPRLDALEQDTLAVMSQHGTGSTLDLAVVPTFATRWLLPRLGRFQARQPEVIVNLHTQTRPFLFDQTGFDAAIYFGDAGWPGTEAHFLMHEYPVPVCSPTLPGVQLHMTPEAIAELPLLQQSTRPYAWRQWFAAAGVTTPRAMTGMRLELFSMLAQAAIERLGVALIPPFLIQQELANGSLISPCPQSMPSSRAYYLIVPEHKAERPALTCFREWLVGEAKENA; encoded by the coding sequence ATGCGCAAGAAGATCCCCAGCACCCACGCCCTGCTTGCCTTCGAGTCCGCGGCCCGCCACGAAAGCTTCACGCGGGCGGCCGAGGAACTGGCGCTGACCCAGAGCGCCGTCTGCCGACAGATCAACGCGCTGGAGGACTACCTGGGCGTGCCGCTCTTTCGGCGCACCCGGCGGGGTGTACAGCTGACCGAGGCCGGACAGGACTACAGCCGGCAGATCGGCCCCCGGCTGGACGCCCTGGAGCAGGACACCCTGGCCGTGATGTCGCAGCACGGCACCGGCAGCACGCTGGACCTGGCTGTCGTGCCTACCTTCGCCACCCGCTGGCTGCTGCCACGCCTGGGCCGTTTCCAGGCCCGCCAGCCCGAGGTGATCGTGAACCTGCACACCCAGACACGTCCCTTCCTGTTCGACCAGACCGGCTTCGACGCCGCCATCTACTTCGGCGATGCCGGCTGGCCGGGCACCGAGGCACATTTCCTGATGCACGAATACCCGGTGCCGGTATGCAGCCCCACCCTGCCCGGCGTGCAGCTGCACATGACGCCCGAGGCCATTGCCGAGCTGCCGCTGCTGCAGCAAAGCACCCGTCCCTACGCCTGGCGACAGTGGTTTGCCGCCGCCGGCGTGACCACCCCCCGCGCCATGACCGGCATGCGGCTGGAGCTGTTCTCGATGCTGGCCCAGGCCGCCATCGAACGGCTGGGCGTGGCACTGATCCCGCCCTTCCTGATCCAGCAGGAGCTGGCCAACGGCAGCCTGATCAGCCCCTGCCCCCAGAGCATGCCCAGCTCACGCGCCTATTATCTGATCGTGCCCGAACACAAGGCCGAACGGCCGGCCCTGACGTGCTTTCGGGAGTGGCTGGTGGGTGAGGCCAAAGAAAACGCATGA
- a CDS encoding protein adenylyltransferase SelO yields MKPTTLHWNLSHSYRSLPQAFFSDAQPARFPKPQVLLFNQSLARELGLLPTEDATATDAGAGADASAAAHPATPTPWSDGSPLMAEAADFFSGNRFPEGSLPLSQAYAGHQFGHFAMLGDGRATLIGEQITPDGQRIDIQLKGNGQTPYSRQGDGKAALGPMLREYLISEAMHALHIPTTRSLAVVTTGDRVHRRGPKTGAVLTRTAQSHIRVATFQYAAALRDVAALKALADYTIERHFPDIRTETAADPKLTPYRLMLRRVIARQVALVAQWQSVSFIHGVMNTDNMAITGETIDYGPCAFMDTYDPDTVFSSIDHQGRYRYSNQPPIAHWNLTRLAETLLPLFSDDQDEAVDMAKEELNAFASQFEACYTRHMCQKLGLFTPQDAEVPASDQLLAVDLLQLMLNHEADYTNTFVRLTLAMDGQEGHDLDGTDPLFSSEAFAAWKTRWHARLDEQAQSQQETAARMKSANPFVIPRNALVEAALEAAEARDMQPFNALLSVLQRPFDPESNIRAYQKVPKDSREYMTFCGT; encoded by the coding sequence ATGAAACCCACGACCCTGCACTGGAACCTGTCCCACAGCTATCGCTCGCTGCCCCAGGCCTTCTTCTCGGACGCTCAGCCCGCCCGCTTCCCCAAGCCCCAGGTTCTGCTCTTCAACCAGTCCCTGGCCCGCGAGCTGGGGCTGCTGCCCACAGAAGACGCCACTGCGACCGATGCCGGCGCCGGTGCCGATGCCAGTGCAGCCGCCCATCCGGCAACGCCGACACCATGGTCGGATGGCAGCCCCTTGATGGCGGAGGCCGCCGACTTTTTCTCGGGCAACCGATTCCCCGAGGGGTCCTTGCCACTGTCGCAAGCCTATGCGGGCCATCAGTTCGGGCATTTTGCGATGCTGGGTGACGGGCGGGCCACCCTGATCGGCGAGCAGATCACGCCGGATGGGCAACGCATCGACATCCAGCTGAAAGGCAACGGGCAAACGCCCTATTCACGCCAGGGTGACGGCAAGGCGGCGCTGGGACCAATGTTGCGCGAATACCTGATCAGCGAAGCGATGCACGCGCTGCACATCCCGACGACGCGCAGTCTGGCGGTCGTCACCACGGGTGACCGCGTCCATCGCCGCGGCCCAAAAACCGGGGCCGTGCTGACCCGAACCGCCCAGAGCCATATCCGGGTCGCCACCTTCCAGTATGCTGCGGCCCTGCGCGACGTCGCCGCACTGAAGGCGCTTGCCGACTACACCATCGAACGGCACTTTCCGGACATCCGCACCGAAACCGCTGCGGATCCGAAGCTCACCCCCTACCGGCTGATGCTGCGCCGGGTCATCGCACGCCAGGTCGCCCTGGTGGCGCAGTGGCAATCAGTGAGCTTCATCCACGGCGTGATGAACACCGACAACATGGCCATTACCGGTGAGACGATCGACTACGGCCCCTGCGCCTTCATGGACACCTATGATCCAGATACCGTGTTCAGCTCGATCGACCATCAAGGCCGCTACCGCTACAGCAACCAGCCCCCTATCGCACACTGGAACCTGACCCGGCTGGCCGAGACCCTGCTGCCGCTCTTCAGTGACGATCAGGACGAAGCCGTCGACATGGCCAAGGAGGAACTGAACGCCTTCGCCAGCCAGTTCGAGGCCTGCTACACCCGACACATGTGCCAGAAGCTGGGTCTCTTCACCCCGCAGGATGCAGAAGTGCCCGCCAGCGACCAGCTGCTGGCCGTCGACCTGCTGCAGCTGATGCTGAATCACGAAGCCGACTACACCAACACCTTCGTGCGCCTCACGCTGGCCATGGACGGCCAGGAGGGCCACGATCTGGATGGCACCGACCCCCTGTTTTCCAGCGAGGCCTTTGCCGCCTGGAAAACCCGCTGGCATGCGCGGCTTGATGAGCAGGCACAGAGCCAACAGGAAACCGCCGCACGGATGAAATCAGCCAACCCGTTCGTCATCCCCCGCAACGCCCTTGTCGAAGCCGCCCTGGAAGCCGCCGAAGCACGCGACATGCAGCCCTTCAACGCACTGCTATCCGTCCTGCAGCGCCCATTCGACCCCGAATCAAATATTCGGGCCTATCAGAAGGTTCCGAAGGACAGCCGGGAATACATGACTTTCTGCGGAACCTGA
- a CDS encoding ATP-binding protein, producing the protein MNSFIEHLLTQPEGKTLEFKRDLSSPRNLLKTLVAFANSAGGVVLIGVADDRTVIGLEQPLDDEERLDNLIGDAIAPRLVPNVEILSWQDRSILAVEVFPGSNRPYYLKSEGQPDGVYVRLGSSNRQAGSALAAELRRTSEGIVFDEMPMPDLGPDDLDIQAAQRLFSDRRKLDEQALLSLRVLVRDQGRLVPSKGGMLLFGKDRGAYFPDAWVQCGRFIGVDKAHIFDHAEIHASLPDCVEQVMLFLKKHAIRGADFSNVRRQDVWSIPLLILREAVTNALVHADYSHPGAPIRVAFFDDRIEVESPGILVPGMTIEEMRQGVSNLRNRVIARVFRELGLIEQWGSGVRRMFREASELGLPEPVIEEIGMHLRITVFIGQNRLMKTPAKSGVESGVESGVESGVESGVESGVESGVESGVESGVESEDGPSVSWRVLHVLKEGAPLSKIEIAKALGRTRPNRYLDESMRRLIAADEVAYTLPEKPNSRLQKYRLTEKGKARLSRMGNE; encoded by the coding sequence ATGAATTCCTTTATCGAACATCTGCTGACACAGCCGGAAGGCAAGACGCTGGAGTTCAAGCGTGACCTTTCATCACCCCGGAACCTGCTGAAGACATTGGTGGCCTTTGCCAACTCGGCCGGAGGAGTCGTGCTGATCGGTGTGGCAGATGACCGGACGGTGATCGGTCTGGAGCAGCCGCTGGATGATGAGGAGCGGCTGGACAATCTGATCGGTGATGCCATCGCCCCCCGGCTGGTGCCCAATGTGGAAATACTGAGCTGGCAGGACAGGAGCATCCTGGCCGTGGAGGTCTTTCCGGGTAGCAATCGGCCTTATTACCTCAAGTCGGAAGGGCAGCCAGACGGCGTTTATGTTCGCCTAGGGTCCAGCAATCGACAGGCGGGATCAGCGCTGGCAGCCGAGTTGCGGCGTACCTCCGAAGGCATCGTGTTCGACGAAATGCCGATGCCGGACCTGGGGCCGGATGATCTGGACATCCAGGCAGCACAGCGTCTGTTCAGTGATCGGCGAAAGCTGGATGAGCAGGCGTTGCTGAGCCTGCGTGTCCTGGTGCGTGACCAAGGCAGGTTGGTACCCAGCAAGGGCGGCATGCTGCTGTTCGGGAAGGATCGAGGCGCCTATTTCCCAGATGCCTGGGTGCAGTGTGGCCGGTTCATCGGTGTCGACAAGGCGCATATATTCGATCATGCCGAGATCCATGCAAGCCTGCCTGATTGTGTCGAGCAGGTCATGCTGTTTCTGAAAAAGCATGCCATACGCGGTGCGGATTTCTCGAACGTCCGGCGTCAGGATGTCTGGAGCATCCCGTTGCTGATACTGCGTGAAGCCGTCACCAACGCCTTGGTTCATGCCGATTATTCGCACCCTGGTGCACCGATACGGGTGGCCTTCTTCGATGATCGGATCGAAGTTGAGAGTCCGGGCATCCTGGTGCCGGGTATGACCATCGAGGAAATGCGCCAGGGGGTTTCCAACCTGCGCAATCGCGTCATTGCCCGGGTATTTCGTGAGTTGGGCCTCATCGAACAATGGGGCAGTGGCGTGCGTCGGATGTTCCGGGAGGCCAGCGAGCTTGGCTTGCCCGAGCCGGTGATCGAAGAGATCGGCATGCACTTGCGGATCACCGTGTTCATTGGCCAGAATCGACTGATGAAGACCCCAGCGAAGTCAGGGGTAGAGTCAGGGGTAGAGTCAGGGGTAGAGTCAGGGGTAGAGTCAGGGGTAGAGTCAGGGGTAGAGTCAGGGGTAGAGTCAGGGGTAGAGTCAGGGGTAGAGTCAGAAGATGGGCCTTCTGTGAGCTGGCGGGTTCTACATGTCCTGAAGGAAGGTGCCCCGCTGTCCAAGATCGAGATCGCCAAGGCCTTGGGGCGTACCCGACCCAATCGATACCTGGATGAGTCGATGCGCCGACTGATTGCTGCCGACGAGGTGGCCTATACCTTGCCGGAAAAACCGAACAGTCGCCTGCAGAAGTATCGACTGACCGAGAAAGGCAAGGCACGTCTGTCCAGAATGGGCAATGAATGA